tttctctcttagtAATGATATAGTGAGAGCTCTCCATATGGGATCTCCTCCATTACAGTTGGATTGGAATAAAGAATATGGAATTTATGTATACTTTATTCCAATCCAACTGTAACCAGAAGCAGACCCATAAGACAGCACTGCTATATGGTATAGACTTTTCAAATGTGTGGCAGAGTTTGTAGAATTCATGTAATTGtgggggaaaagaaaagctctctctctctcttccttcttatGAGTGCATAGTCTCCTCACTCCCTAGTCCCCACTTGCTCACTTTTGGCTTGGGCACTACAAATACACACATCCACCTCTCACTTATCTCTCATGTTTCCcacttctccctctcccttctgcACTTCTCCACTTCTCCACTTCtccacttctcttccctttacaGTTTCTTCagtcttttctcctcttctctctgcATTTCCACCAAAATCTCCAGATGGGTTTGTTTTAAAACCTCAAATTCATCTTCCTTCTCAACCATCAATCTCTGTGGACACACAATTCTTTTGCATTCTAATCCAGAACCCAAAAAACTAGTCTGTATTTTTTGCTCTGCTTCCTCTGTTATTTTCTGATCAATCTATAaagattacattttttttcttccggAGCAACTGCCATTGTAGTGATGTCGTCCGTGGTGTGCCAAGGTTTGCAGTCAATTTCATTTCTCGAGCCCTGGCCCAAAGTAAGTGCAACTAGACCTTACTGCGCCCGATCACTCAGTTGTGCTCGGAAAGCTCGCATctttgattctgattctgagAAATTCCAGCAAGAGAAGAACAGCAACAACGAGGAACTAGAAAGCAACAACAACTGCAGCGATTTTGATAGAGAtaagaacaaaaagaaccaATTCTGCTCCAATGGCAGTGACATGGGTGGATGGAGCTGCATCCAAGCTCTTGTCAATACCTCTCAGGATCCCAAACCAGCAGTAGCAGCAAAAGAGAAGGACGAGAAGGAGAAGCTCTATATCCATCCTCTTGTGAAGCGTACCTCTTCGCAGCTTAGCGAGAAAAGCTTGGAGATGTGTACGGAGAATTTGGGGTCGGAAACGGGTTCTGATATCAGCgaagaagaaattattattaactCATCGAACTATGACAGAGTGAAAGAACGATCAAAATCGTCTCTGCCACAGCTTTCAAAGGTGAATTCTCGGGAATTTCCACCACCTTTANNNNNNNNNNNNNNNNNNNNNNNNNNNNNNNNNNNNNNNNNNNNNNNNNNNNNNNNNNNNNNNNNNNNNNNNNNNNNNNNNNNNNNNNNNNNNNNNNNNNAGGAGGAATAGGACACTCTTAGATATTGTTAGGTCGATGATGGCGTAAGCCAACCTCCTAATATCTTTCTAGGGGGATGTTTTTTTTACTATAGCCTACATCTTTAATTGGTTGCCTTCACAGTCAGTTCTTTCAATCCCTTATGAGTTATGAAAGGGTGCAAAGCCTAACTTAGGGCATATGTGACCACGAGGATTAGTAGGTTACATTCATAGTACCGCCCCCCATAAGTTTATGAAGCTTCGGAGCTAGAAAATACATCTTTATAAGAGATTCAGACAACTTGAAGGGTTACATTATGTATAGTTAACACCTTAATGGAGGAATGATCGAGATAGGGAGTCACAGAATAATAAATTTATTGAGATATACTTTCCTAGAATTAGTGACGCTAGTAGGGATCTCGACCTCTTTAAGATAGAGAATAAGGAAAACGTCTCAACCACTCATTGCGAGGTTGGGGAATCAACTCATCCTATGATCGCAAGAAAAAGTGAGACTGATTATCAGGCTAGTGAGAGTGTACCAACTTATGGGAGTGTACCACTAGATGATCATAAGGATTCCTTTACGCGTAGGAGTACTCGTGGACACGCTCCCCGTTGtcattttgagattgaaggggaAACTCTTATTTGTGTTCTAAAGGATGAGTATGAGCTCGCTTCTTTGCGAGACACGCTCTCCTCACCTACTAAGGATAAGTGGCAAGCTGCTATAGAGGATGAACTGAGTTCTATGAGTAAGAACCAGATATGAGAGTTAGTTGAACTACCACCTGGGCATAAgaccattggaaacaaataGGTTTTAAATGTCAAACGCAAGGCAGATGGTTCAATTGATAAGTATAAGTCACACCTTATGGCAAAGGGCTATACCCAAAGGGAGGGTGTAGACTATGACGAGATTTTCTCTCCTGTGGTGAGAATTGCATCAATTCATCTCATTCTAGCTATTATCACAAAACTGAATTTGGATCACTTtcagatggatgttaaaattgtatttcttaatAGAGAACTAGATGAGAAAATCTTTATAAATCAACTAGTGGGTTTTGAGGTCAAATAATAAGAGCGCAAAGTATGCCATCTCAAACATTCTATGTATAGTCTTAAACAATCGTCTCGACAGtggtactttagatttcatcatgCCATTACTTCTATTAGCTTTGAAACAATTGAAGAGGACCATCATGTGTATGTGACACAGTCCAAGGGAAGTTTTCTAATTCTATCCTTATATGTTAACAACATTCTGTTGGCCAAAAATGACATGGAGATGATTGTCGTTATTAACGAGTGGTTGCCCtctacttttgagatgaaggGTATGGGTGAAGCCAAATCGCTCTATGAATTTTCTTGATTTGTCTCAAGAGACTTACATAAATAAGATCCTTGAACGATTCCATATAAGAAAATCTAAACCCATTGATACTCCCATGGACAAGGCATGTGCTCTGAGGCTTGACTACTGCCCTAAGACTGATGAGGAGAAAAATCAAATGTCCAAAGTACCCTATGTAGCAATGATATGAAGTTTAATATATGCGATGATGTGTACATGTCCCGATATATGCTTTGTAGTTGGCATGGTTAGTCTTTACCAAAGTAATCCAGTACCAGGTTATTGGCAGGTAGTAAAAAGAATCTTTGAATACCTTCATAGGACCACTGATCTCATCCTCACCTACAGTAATACTGATTGGGGGCTAACGATAGAGATGAGCGTAAATCTACTTAAGGATATGCATTTATCCTAGGAGGTGAGAATGTATCGTTGAGCCGCAAGAAACGAACCTGTATCACTCTACCCATGTTGGAGTCCAAGTACATCGCATGCTCGGTGGTTGTTCAGGAGGCCATTTGGATGAGGAGGTTCCTACAATGCCTTTTGCGTTACGGCTCATTTAGGAGATGCAATTTTAATACTCTATGATAGTACATCAGCCTTGGCATTCGCTAAGGAATCCTAAGTTTCATAGGAAAGCCAAGCAGATAGATATCAGATATCACTACATTCAAGACATGATTGTGTAAGAGGTAAGGATTGAAATCTCATTTTGTTTTGGTATTTCGGTCGGTTCATGACcaccgaaataccaaaattttggtgGGTTCATGACCACTGAAGTACTGAAATTTCAGTGAGATTTCGACCGAaactatgtattttttttttgtttaggtGGTCAAATGATGGTATTTTGACTTGAAACTTGGGGATAGCCTAtcttaaggttaataaacatgctaaGAACATAAAAAACAGAACACATGTCACCTTGTTATGCTTTGAAAGTCCCGTGGCACACCATTTACGCCTCCAGACACTCTCATAGACTGGGCGGCTACTCCTAGCCTGGGCGGCAGTAGGCTTTGGTGTCACGTAAATAGCAGTGGGTAGGTCAGTAAGTTTTGGATAGGGATTGgtcttgtcacaccccgttcacatagaaccaggccagtgaccgggttaacaccggttaacccaaacctgccaggatcatctgatacagtattccaccacaccatacacacaactaagaaagagcttatcagttcagcggaagacttagtttacctgtgaatattcccataatacttgatacccgaattgtgatacaatagttaaatacatgtgggcccgaaggcatgatatttacacaataagagtacaattcacgtatcaagtacataaaagaaatcataaaaaatcagagtatacagctcggctcggtatcaaagcctagagctcagctcggtatcaaaggttgagcccagctcggcttcacaaggtagagctcggctcggcatcaaaagtggagctcagctcggcatcagaactgcagtcccacagcacaactctcgcatgagcaatcagtgccgtgctctaactcctcaggggcccaccagtcctcttcagggaactcaaccgtgggacccgccccgtgctcatctggttgaggacctgtaaaatcatctaaaagaggtgcacacgtgggatgcgctcactagctcagtaagtggaaagatggaccacacagcagtccacacaacaaatcacaaccatatgcactatatgctatgcaatatattttaaatcacatccacctaagcaacattactaagtctttgatttagtgctactacagccatagTGCGCGCATACTCTGGatacgagccgcaaactccatcctacgatacgcccatagggctgtcggagaaggcccaccgtgagtactcgaaaaaataaaacatgccgaccaccggctctcaacataaaataaatgatagaaattaaaggtgctgactccagcaatttaaaagcagcaagattggccctcttgaatataccaccggggttgccgtctgtcctaatgaccagctgggagtaatgtctaaccgccacagtgacccgacaatcgcgaccactgcttcccccggtaacccaacaccttaacccctattgggaagggtcgtagcacgggaaggtgataatcctaaaccgcatgcttctatatgacaatagtacgattgtatagtgccaccgcgtcccataccacgggccaccaatgcactcgttttcaagctgactacggcatctagtctattaatgcatcatgcacaatgatgtcaacattcatcataaaagcatattatcacttggcatttagaaaataaatacaacacccatgcataaccatgtgaggatgactagtctacatagcattttcatgatggcatgactagactagatacaattaaatgaatgccaaaaaatgccttgaaacaaggccaaatgtcctctccccacttacctgtagtgtacaaggactcacgctcggtacgggtgagatccggtgcgagaagtgtgggatttggtgaacctatcatgagtgagcagggttagtatttcaccattttgggatccaGGTTAACACGATcaaatgacaagatcatgtttagaatcctaaaagaaggtcacacatccgatttgggtccaatcggacgtaaaaatcacatttggagcctctcgggtggatcagacagcccacctatctgacccaccggtctggacccgTGGGTAGGttagcccaccggtcggccAGTCAGTCTgacccaccgattgggcccgagggtcctgctaagaccgacgggcagggtggcccgtcggtctggcctGTCGGTTGGGctcgagggccctgccctctcaggcgggtgcccacaggagAGCCaagtggcccaccggtctggcccaccggtcttggtgggaaactgctgtttctttccaaactttcccaacctttggggattcaaatagggcttttccaaacccattattcactcattcaaggtctcataagatggttctaatctagatttaagttagatttaaggaatgagaagccatcttaccttctttgctcaagaacacctacaaaaccccaaaatcacttcaaatccacaatgcttctccgaccttgtaaatacttcttcaagtccttcaagatcaacacataaatcatctattaaacattagattcatcatttcaagggggatttacaagatctcaagaaaccctacccaaatcaagggttttacttgggtatggtgaaagtttaaggaacccaacctttgctcacctctaaatgtatatctagtgttggagatcactcttccggcgtcggaatgggaagatcaagcctcggcacctttgacatccatctcttcttcctcttccttctcttctttcctttcttttctctctcctctttactcttctcaccaacgtccgagtgtcataaatgagaaaagaaaagaaaatcataaatgctatatatacttcttaaataactaagtaattcacatgggtgggtcactcaggtgggtggatgcgcccacctgtccgcccacctggggtcaaaacttgggattttgacagaattcggccctcggcacgaatctcactcttagcatacgatgtaatataagtatgcaccttaatatacggctacatacctgctttatctgtacatggccttatgataggtgcatatacacggcttgggtacacccgtctcttctggcactggctcggtcttgtcgggccagccggtgtttaaggtcacccttgccatcatagtccataaggaacccgctctaactctctccggttcgggtcttgcatggttaaaccgagtcaaccatgtaatcagatcgtgtttaagaagtagggtattacacctaCTCCCTAgatcggcaccagtgtcaaaggccccttaccacaTGACCgccatagagttgaaggaattttaggtgcaacttcaacaccttctgaagaagggattcattagacctagtgtgtttccatggggagcaccagtattgttcgtcaagaagaaatataaaagtatgagattgtgcattgattactgagagcttaataagctaaccataaAAAACCAGTATCCTTTgctaaggatagatgatttatttaatcaattgtagggtgccaaggtattctccaagattgaccttagatcaggctaccgctagctcaggatcaaggataatgatgtcagtaagacagccttcagatcaaggtatggacattatgaattcttggtaatggcatttgggttaaccaatgcactggctgcatttatggatttgatgaaccaagtattctaggatgtcttagataagtttgtgatagtattcattgatgacattttggtctactccaagagtgcagaggaatatGCTGTTCACCTGAGTTTAGTACTGCAACagctgagggagaagcaactctatgccaaattcagaaagtgcgagttttggctttcacaagtggcattcctaggccacattgtttcagacaagggtatagaggttgacccaggaaagctgaaggcagttctagaatgggagactcccaagagtgtagcagacatacataGTTTCTGGGATTGGTCGGATACCACCACAGGAGGTATATagagaacttctctcgcattgctacttcgatgacccgactcacacgaaagggtgtaaaatttgagtggtctgatgcttgtgagaagagcttcaaggagctaaggaaaagtttggtatcaactctagttttgactattccgaccggtataggtggtatggttatgtatagtgatgcctccaagctgggattgggttatgtattgatacagcacgggaaagtcattgcttatgcatctcgTCAAttaaaggattatgagaagaactatcccaccaatgatttggagttggcagctatgatttttgcactgaaaatctagagacactgcCTGTatagtgagaagagtgagatcttcagtgaccataagagcctcaagtacttcttcacccaaaaagagctcaacatgagacagaggcattggttagagctgatgaaggattatgattgtactatccactatcacccaggaaaggccaatgtggtagttgATGCACTTAGTTAGAAATCttagtcactgactcttgcatcactaaccaccaatgagtatctcctagaggaggccaggaaactagacttagaACTATTAATAGAGGGTGTCACTTTTTCACTATCGACATTGGTGGTATAActtagtctggtggataggatcactgcagctcaggttactgatgtaAAGTTACAGAAGTTGATagtagaatgccaggaaggaacccaaaaggacccggATTTCTCGGTAACTGAAAGCAAAATTcttaagttcaaagggaggttgtgtgtgcccagtgatggtgatttgagagacagttttgagagaggcatatagctctccatactccattcacctcgGCAGCACTAAAATATACAAGGACCTTAAAGGCTCccactggtggaaaggaatgacgAATGATGTGACCACGCatatgtctagatgcctcacatgccagcaagtcaaggctgagagacagaggccccatgggttattatagtccctacctatttcgaagtggaaatgggaggctattaccatggactttgtcgCGGGCCGACCCCGTACAcaaaagggtatggatgccatttgggtagttgtggaccacttgaccaaGGTAACTCACTTtctcccaatcaagatcacattttctatggacaagttggccaagttgtatatcAAAAACATCATTAGATTATATGGTgtgccagttagtatcatctctgatcgagatcccaggttcacttccaagttctggacatgtgttcAGAAGGCTATGGGGCACACAGTTGGATTTcaacactgcctttcaccctcagaccgatggtcagttgAAAAGGGTTATTTAGACATTAGAGaacctactccgagcatgtgccttggatatgagttatagttaggatgaacacatttcccttatcgagttctcctacaacaacagttatcaggccaccatcggaatgtccccattcgaggcacagtatggcaggaagtgccaaactccactctgttgggatgaggttggtgagtggcatTTTTTGGGTTCAGACTTGATACAGggtactagtgagaaggtgaatgtgatcagagaaaggatcaaggcagctcaatccAAGCAGAAAAGCTACgtggatgttaggaggaaacatctggagtttggtgttggagacaaggtgttcttacggatctccccaattaaaggggtgatgcggttcggcaagaagggaaagcttagtccaaggatTATAGGACcatatgatgtactagagaggatcgggCTGGTAGCTTATCGAATAGCTTTACCGCcaaagttggaaggtacacatgatgtcttccatgtttctatgttaAGAAAGTACATTCCCGatcccactcacgtcttgacttacacaccccgtgagttggatgaggatttttccTACGTGGAGTTTCCGGAGAAAATTGTTGACTGGAAGGAGCATGTTCTCCGTAACCGCACcgtttcctttgtcaaggtgaaatggatgaaccaccctaAAGAGAAAGCATCCTAGGAGCgggaagatgagatattgaAGTAGTATCTtggattatttgatttttcagGTATATTCAATTTCGAGAACGAAATTCATGTAAGGTGTgaggaatgttacacccatgccctaatccagtctaatttgaactattatgacaggcctcggatcagagatcaaaactacgatcgggttttggatCATGGCTATGCATTtttgaaggggtagagatgaccccacatgttcatgcttgcgtgcctatctaactggaggggattcatacctttcgatttcaaatggtaagtgacccgactccccacacttgaagtCTAACACACATAAAAAATTATCGAATTGGCCGTTAGCATGTCTAAGGGCAACCACTCATGCAATACCACCCATTGGATAGTAGGCTATCAagacagcaagctgtcttgaccactggaaatatgccatcggaagCATCTTGGGCCTGgatccggtgcctgttttcggtgggttgaTAGGCTGCAATAGGGGTTTCGATGCCTTGGTTCCTATCACTCGCAttataaatggttttggatgatgccaaatcatcctccacacctttaTCGTGATATGAACACTTTACATACCTAAATGGTCGAGTCCTCGTGCctcgaaattcattttaacccgattggttcaaaaggggtccaacccaaatagaccctaaggtccacttaagttataagttgggaaatgaggattcatttcctcatttcccttatgctcaatgtaggaaaggagagaaagaggagaggaaggaagaagaagaggaagaagaagaaggttggaggcctaccttggtacCGATTGTCGCCTTATTGTCGGAATCGTTACTggaggtaagtataacctccTATACAACTCTCTGCATCATTTTGACCTAAGTAGGGCTAGGGTTGGATGGGATTTTATTGTACAAATTCTTTTGGGGTCGGGGAATACGTGTTGTAACTCCCAGATGCcgttgccaagctcaaaccaagcctgaTGAGCTTCGGCAACAAGAAACACCAAATGGCCACttagggtttcaatcgttcgatcgacctatctcccaaatggcttagtggaattggCATTTTCTTGGCTTCGAATGacgctaggaacatcccctataaattttatggaacaaatcccgatgatcAAGACCAagccggaaagccccaattcaagttggacctttctgtattACGACCGAAAATATGGCACAAGAAACACTGtagttatttttggtggacaaatgagccttaagtgctctCTATCTTTCCCATCGGAAATAAGACTaatattttttatggaaatgccttatttctggtgggtgtttttggtgacaatactgtcacttggggacagtgtctgtaccctttgggggtgacatgtgtgggtccctcctgatgttcctGACACATgctgatgtatgattccctttgtgtctaggacagtgacacaCATGTGCCCCGAAGCTAGAATTGATTTAATCGATCGGTGGttgtacttgaacccgaacacacctgatcgtaaaccaggtgagggatagactatatttatttttggaatgtttattattattaaattgctcacatacttaaaattatatgtttaagtgtaattgctcaaatacgatgatgatatgttacatttatcattttacgatcataatatgaactgtatggagatgtatgacgtggatccagtgtggccgaggtggtaccggtatcgtgatcgtcgtgtgtttggttgtgtgtgagtGAGATAGAATCCaacgtggccaaggtggtaccggtgctgtgatttccgtatgtatgttgtattcatgcattgattatgtgcattagagttagttgtagttacgggttacactttatggccaaggtctcgctggtatcgtgtaccctagggctgcatttggaaatggattagGTATTGGTGTCgcatagtccatacttaactgtgaaatgtatgctagattaggtaaacggtcttgggtttcactttgtggccaagatctggctggtatcgtgtacccaggactatatttggagatggattacaccttgtggccgaggtcttatcggtatcgtgtaattcatactaactgtatcactatgaaggcataaAGCATATATGTAGTTAGgaatcactccctatgctatgaacccttgccaacaggggttgaggtattggacaacctattgtggtatgttcgatgtgcctttccagaatgccagaCCCACGGTACGATGCGATTGTTACCAGAGGCAAGAACCTATCTGACGTGAACGATGATATACTGGTGCCGTGActactaggagggggttatcaggggtttctGGGTTACCCATGGACTCATAAGGAGACCGACAGACTTCTATTCACGGCtaaggtttgtatccttgcatagtcaATGGCGGTtctgagatgaaggatacagcctaatgtgccgtagtagcatttactagacttagtttgtattgttaggtggataataaataaataaactacatCACAagtatcatggactatgtgtttaatttccgcaatcatgcatcataaattattactgctattgtcttgcttggatgtgcttgaccccacccctcactgagtgagttggaaagctcaccccacacaTACACCCCTttctttagatgatgatgcaggtaccatggtgccaTTGGcgtgtgacccagtatcttctaggttagagtatggtgtgagagactagtggatgccagaagcgagaggcacgatcaggactatgcttgtgaccattgtgcttacgccgcactaTGAGATTGttcatcatactttgatacttttgagTATAACTAtggatttatatattttttttagattatattacatgtcatggatgaatgtaacagaataactcggttat
This Macadamia integrifolia cultivar HAES 741 chromosome 10, SCU_Mint_v3, whole genome shotgun sequence DNA region includes the following protein-coding sequences:
- the LOC122092404 gene encoding uncharacterized protein LOC122092404, with protein sequence MSSVVCQGLQSISFLEPWPKVSATRPYCARSLSCARKARIFDSDSEKFQQEKNSNNEELESNNNCSDFDRDKNKKNQFCSNGSDMGGWSCIQALVNTSQDPKPAVAAKEKDEKEKLYIHPLVKRTSSQLSEKSLEMCTENLGSETGSDISEEEIIINSSNYDRVKERSKSSLPQLSKVNSREFPPPLISDASRDLDLFKIENKENVSTTHCEVGESTHPMIARKSETDYQASESVPTYGSVPLDDHKDSFTRRSTRGHAPRCHFEIEGETLICVLKDEYELASLRDTLSSPTKDKWQAAIEDELSSMSKNQI